The following coding sequences lie in one Arachis ipaensis cultivar K30076 chromosome B05, Araip1.1, whole genome shotgun sequence genomic window:
- the LOC107640958 gene encoding protein C2-DOMAIN ABA-RELATED 7-like, which yields MMDQIYGVLKLRIQRGINLAIRDLRSSDPYVVVSMGTQKLKTKIMHKDLNPEWNEELTLMVDDIKTPIHLKVFDKDLFSADDEMGEAVIDIKPYVKCWNKGLEKLPNGCVVKRIQPNENNYLAEESPCIWHNGTIIQRMLLKLRNVECGELLCELEWLSVLGSMGLLELQHLHA from the exons ATGATGGACCAAATCTATGGTGTTCTCAAACTTAGGATTCAGAGAGGCATTAATCTCGCAATTCGCGATTTGCGTTCTAGTGATCCTTATGTTGTTGTCAGCATGGGTACTCAG AAACTGAAAACTAAGATCATGCATAAAGATCTCAATCCTGAGTGGAATGAAGAATTGACCCTTATGGTTGACGATATTAAAACTCCAATACATCTG AAAGTTTTCGACAAAGATTTGTTCTCAGCAGATGATGAAATGGGTGAAGCAGTTATAGATATAAAGCCATATGTTAAGTGCTGGAACAAAGGATTGGAAAAACTCCCAAATGGTTGTGTAGTGAAAAGAATTCAGCCAAATGAAAATAACTATCTTGCAGAAGAGAGTCCCTGTATTTGGCACAATGGGACTATAATCCAACGTATGCTCTTAAAATTGAGAAATGTTGAGTGTGGTGAATTACTCTGTGAACTTGAATGGCTTAGTGTACTAGGTTCTATGGGCTTATTAGAGCTACAACACTTACATGCTTAA